The following proteins are encoded in a genomic region of Arcobacter suis CECT 7833:
- a CDS encoding hydrogenase small subunit → MIDSQDMVKKVFTQKSGRVETNKGEEYYNSLFEKVKNRLSVLKAQPALKDIDMMDVIESEGVNRRDFMKWVSATTATLMLPPMFAPLVAEATELMNRVPVIWIELQDCAGNSEALLRSSAPTVDDLLFDVLSLEYHETLQACAGHDADKQLEEAVEHFKGKYLLFVEGAIPMAMNGQYGTVGASGETFHDHLVRMAKDSAAVVAVGTCATFGGIPAAAPNPTGAVGVMDIVKGKPIINIPACPANPANMVGVVLHYVLTGQVPELDSLLRPKFAFGYRIHDNCERRAHFDAGEFVEEWGDEGAKNNFCLYKVGCKGPMTFNNCSIIRYNEGTNWPIGVGRGCIGCSEPDFWDKYAYERPMADAKIKAPTGGVEKTVDEFGLGLLTATAIGIGVHAVASVVAGKKSNEGEEK, encoded by the coding sequence ATGATTGATTCGCAAGATATGGTAAAAAAAGTTTTTACCCAAAAATCAGGAAGAGTTGAAACAAATAAGGGTGAAGAATATTATAACTCTTTATTTGAAAAGGTTAAAAATCGTTTATCAGTATTAAAAGCGCAACCTGCACTTAAAGATATTGATATGATGGATGTAATAGAAAGTGAAGGTGTAAATAGAAGAGATTTCATGAAGTGGGTTAGTGCTACAACTGCAACACTTATGTTACCTCCTATGTTTGCACCACTTGTTGCAGAAGCTACTGAACTTATGAATAGAGTTCCTGTTATTTGGATTGAATTACAAGACTGTGCTGGAAATTCAGAAGCGCTTTTAAGAAGTTCAGCTCCAACTGTTGATGATTTGTTATTTGATGTTTTAAGTTTAGAATATCATGAAACACTTCAAGCATGTGCTGGACATGATGCTGATAAACAACTTGAAGAAGCTGTTGAGCATTTCAAAGGTAAATATTTACTTTTTGTTGAAGGTGCAATTCCAATGGCTATGAATGGTCAATATGGAACTGTTGGTGCAAGTGGAGAGACTTTCCATGATCATCTTGTAAGAATGGCAAAAGATTCAGCAGCAGTTGTAGCTGTGGGAACTTGTGCAACATTCGGAGGAATTCCTGCTGCTGCTCCAAATCCAACAGGTGCTGTTGGAGTTATGGATATAGTAAAAGGTAAACCAATTATCAATATTCCAGCATGTCCTGCAAATCCTGCAAATATGGTTGGTGTTGTATTACATTATGTTTTAACTGGGCAAGTTCCTGAACTTGATTCTTTATTAAGACCAAAATTCGCATTTGGATATAGAATTCACGATAACTGTGAAAGAAGAGCTCACTTTGATGCTGGTGAATTTGTAGAAGAGTGGGGAGATGAAGGTGCTAAAAATAACTTCTGTTTATATAAAGTTGGATGTAAAGGTCCAATGACTTTTAATAACTGTTCAATAATTAGATATAACGAAGGTACAAACTGGCCTATTGGTGTTGGTCGAGGATGTATTGGATGTTCTGAGCCAGATTTCTGGGATAAATATGCTTATGAAAGACCAATGGCAGATGCAAAAATCAAAGCACCAACTGGTGGAGTTGAAAAAACTGTTGATGAGTTTGGTTTAGGATTATTAACAGCGACAGCTATTGGTATTGGAGTTCATGCAGTTGCAAGTGTAGTTGCTGGTAAAAAATCAAATGAAGGGGAAGAAAAATAA
- a CDS encoding cytochrome b/b6 domain-containing protein gives MTGTMRIIHWLNAICMVVAVITGLYIGHPYYQSFIADPAVDKYVMAWNRWGHFIVAIIFDVTAVLIGYLYFFSRFEKPYKKLIPTVKNIVEFCEVFLNLITFNRRKKFDSSHSDSYNIVFFTIFHILLVFMLFSGLQLYVHGLASGESSIGAWWPWMLHFTTDWTLSVFGGNMGVRIAHHTSMYLILVWVMCHIYYQIWRTIFWKEGDIAIVIGGSKFVREEEK, from the coding sequence ATGACTGGAACTATGCGAATCATTCACTGGTTGAATGCAATTTGCATGGTGGTAGCAGTTATAACCGGTTTATATATAGGTCACCCTTATTATCAATCATTTATTGCAGATCCAGCAGTGGATAAGTATGTAATGGCTTGGAATAGATGGGGGCATTTTATTGTTGCAATTATCTTTGATGTAACTGCTGTATTAATAGGTTATTTATATTTCTTTTCAAGATTTGAAAAACCTTATAAAAAACTAATACCAACTGTAAAAAATATAGTTGAATTTTGTGAAGTATTTTTAAATCTAATTACTTTTAATAGAAGAAAGAAATTTGATTCATCACATAGTGATAGTTATAATATTGTATTTTTTACAATTTTTCATATACTATTAGTATTTATGTTATTTAGCGGACTTCAACTTTATGTTCATGGATTAGCATCAGGTGAGAGTTCAATTGGAGCTTGGTGGCCTTGGATGCTTCACTTTACAACTGATTGGACTTTAAGTGTATTTGGTGGAAATATGGGAGTTAGAATTGCTCATCATACATCAATGTATTTAATTTTAGTTTGGGTAATGTGTCATATTTATTACCAAATCTGGAGAACAATATTCTGGAAAGAGGGTGACATTGCAATTGTCATTGGCGGAAGTAAATTTGTAAGAGAAGAAGAAAAATAG
- a CDS encoding NADH-quinone oxidoreductase subunit B family protein, whose amino-acid sequence MTTKKKPTIVWFCAITCNGNTHSLLSANSSRFELLLNSFDFIYHPSLTIDKSLEDILNQEEKIDFLLVEGSISSNKDFFTINEDSTFNHLNKLASKANYIISVGSCASFGGVHAKFIQNDDICSINKAINKDIIKNLKHNIINLTGCPVHPEWILQTLFTLKTYGKIAIDEIGRPKELYGTLAHHGCTRNEYFEWKVEGNFGQKEGCLFYSQGCRGPMTHSSCNKILWNEVSSKTRIGMPCIGCTEADFPRNDMLETKKNIGIPHEVPLGISKRAYLSMSGVAKTFKIDRLHKKLME is encoded by the coding sequence ATGACAACTAAAAAAAAACCAACTATTGTCTGGTTTTGCGCAATTACATGTAATGGAAATACCCATTCCTTATTAAGTGCCAACTCAAGTAGATTTGAACTTCTTTTAAATAGTTTTGATTTTATATATCATCCAAGTTTGACTATTGATAAATCGCTTGAAGATATATTAAATCAAGAAGAGAAAATAGACTTTTTATTAGTAGAAGGTTCTATTTCTTCAAATAAAGATTTTTTTACAATTAATGAAGATTCAACTTTTAATCACTTAAATAAATTAGCATCAAAAGCAAATTATATAATTTCTGTTGGTTCTTGCGCTTCTTTTGGTGGAGTTCATGCTAAATTTATTCAAAATGATGATATTTGTAGTATTAATAAAGCTATCAACAAAGATATTATCAAAAATCTAAAACACAATATTATAAATCTTACTGGTTGTCCAGTTCATCCAGAATGGATTTTACAAACTTTATTTACATTAAAAACTTATGGAAAAATAGCAATTGATGAAATTGGACGACCAAAAGAATTATATGGAACTTTAGCCCATCATGGATGTACAAGAAATGAATATTTTGAATGGAAAGTTGAAGGAAATTTTGGACAAAAAGAGGGATGTTTATTTTATAGTCAAGGTTGTCGTGGTCCTATGACTCATAGTTCATGTAATAAAATTTTATGGAATGAAGTAAGTTCAAAAACAAGAATTGGAATGCCTTGTATTGGATGTACCGAAGCTGATTTCCCAAGAAATGATATGTTAGAAACTAAAAAAAATATAGGAATTCCCCATGAAGTTCCTCTTGGAATCTCAAAAAGAGCATATTTAAGTATGAGTGGAGTAGCTAAAACTTTTAAAATAGATAGACTTCATAAAAAATTAATGGAGTAA
- a CDS encoding nickel-dependent hydrogenase large subunit, whose amino-acid sequence MAKKHLVIDPITRIEGHLRIEAIIDENNVVVDAYSSSTMFRGIEEILKGRDPRDCGLLAMRICGVCTGTHYQRSIEAVEHAFKITIPKNARLVRNLIQGALYLHDHIVHFYHLHALDWVDITEALKADPKKTVAEAQKWAKVSGQRPWNASEDVYSAVQERVTRYVKQGRLGIFGNAYWGSKGFKLTPEQNLIGLSHYLDALELQRDLAKMMAIFGGKNPHPQSFVVGGVTCVQDIKNPARIAEFKQILKRGQKFTKEAYLPDVYMAGTMYAGEALEGIGGGLGNYMCYGDFRLDDTPFYEAAKLFPSGIVKNKDLTKVFEIDQTKITEDVTHAWYEGTTNLHPFEGVTKPNYTGFGKKEDNIAYLDTTKKYSWIKSPLYDDERMEVGPLARMIIGVAKGDARITKYVTTFLKNGNLPTTVLFSTVGRTAARAIETELMADVMLEWVDELALNVAHGDLSTWTEFNFDNVSKDAQGYGMAEAPRGGLGHWIKIKDGKVANYQAVVPSTWNAAPRDYKGRMGAYESALIGTKVANVDQPLEILRTIHSFDPCIACAVHIVDTKGKELGVYKVDPIGGTSRA is encoded by the coding sequence ATGGCAAAAAAACATTTAGTAATAGATCCAATTACAAGAATAGAAGGACATCTTAGAATTGAAGCAATTATAGATGAAAATAATGTTGTAGTAGACGCATACTCTTCTTCAACAATGTTCAGAGGAATTGAAGAAATTTTAAAAGGAAGAGACCCAAGAGATTGTGGTTTATTAGCAATGAGAATTTGTGGAGTTTGTACAGGAACTCATTACCAAAGAAGTATTGAAGCGGTTGAGCATGCATTTAAAATTACAATTCCAAAAAATGCAAGATTAGTAAGAAACCTAATTCAAGGTGCATTATATTTACATGATCATATTGTGCATTTTTATCATTTACATGCGCTTGACTGGGTTGATATTACAGAAGCTTTAAAAGCTGACCCTAAAAAAACAGTAGCTGAGGCTCAAAAATGGGCAAAAGTTTCAGGTCAAAGACCATGGAATGCTAGCGAAGATGTATATTCAGCTGTTCAAGAAAGAGTTACAAGATATGTAAAACAAGGAAGACTTGGAATCTTTGGAAACGCATATTGGGGTTCAAAAGGATTTAAACTAACTCCTGAGCAAAACTTAATCGGACTTTCTCATTATTTAGATGCTTTAGAATTACAAAGAGATTTAGCAAAAATGATGGCTATTTTTGGTGGTAAAAATCCACATCCACAATCTTTTGTTGTAGGTGGAGTAACTTGTGTTCAAGATATTAAGAACCCAGCAAGAATCGCAGAATTTAAACAAATTCTAAAAAGAGGTCAAAAGTTTACTAAAGAAGCATATTTACCAGATGTTTATATGGCAGGAACTATGTATGCTGGAGAAGCTTTAGAAGGAATTGGTGGTGGTTTAGGAAACTATATGTGTTATGGAGACTTTAGACTTGATGATACACCATTCTATGAAGCAGCAAAACTATTCCCATCAGGAATTGTAAAAAATAAAGATTTAACAAAAGTTTTTGAAATAGACCAAACAAAAATTACAGAAGATGTAACTCATGCTTGGTATGAAGGAACTACAAATCTTCATCCATTTGAAGGTGTTACAAAACCAAACTATACAGGATTTGGTAAAAAAGAAGATAATATCGCTTATCTTGACACAACTAAAAAATACTCTTGGATTAAATCTCCATTATACGATGATGAAAGAATGGAAGTTGGACCACTTGCAAGGATGATTATAGGTGTTGCTAAAGGTGATGCTAGAATTACAAAATATGTAACAACATTCTTAAAAAATGGAAATTTACCAACAACTGTATTATTTTCAACAGTTGGTAGAACTGCAGCTCGTGCAATTGAGACTGAACTTATGGCTGATGTTATGTTAGAATGGGTTGATGAATTAGCTTTAAATGTAGCTCATGGAGATTTATCAACATGGACTGAATTTAACTTTGATAATGTTTCAAAAGATGCTCAAGGTTATGGAATGGCTGAAGCTCCAAGAGGTGGTTTAGGTCATTGGATTAAAATCAAAGATGGAAAAGTTGCAAACTATCAAGCGGTAGTTCCATCAACTTGGAATGCAGCTCCAAGAGATTACAAAGGAAGAATGGGTGCTTATGAATCAGCATTAATTGGTACAAAAGTAGCAAATGTAGATCAACCACTAGAGATTTTAAGAACAATTCATAGTTTTGACCCTTGTATTGCTTGTGCTGTACATATTGTTGATACAAAAGGAAAAGAATTAGGTGTTTATAAAGTAGATCCAATTGGAGGAACAAGCCGTGCCTAA
- a CDS encoding nickel-dependent hydrogenase large subunit, with product MKTIDLVERIEGEAKLHCTWVDEKVKDARIDFLNFRGFEYILEGKTPLDALIYTPRICGICGQAHLKATVEALENVYENINEKLQITPKAKLLREIGLNIEIIDSHLKWFYMFIMPDIIKLDTNDLGIYAPLKGSRWLEAQKSASETIKALAIIGGQWPHTSYMLPGGVMSDPTKLDLVMMQNYLQNTISFFEKSISGTALENYLAFDGIDNLENLGADLKYFKDLSFKYSLENYGKSYNRFITLGESSLFKSGKIKQRLVYKLDFSKIVEDTSYSFSINKEENNSLKHTWSKSVAYDENFFETGPLSRAIISNRKFIKEIHKTFEDSVFTRVMARMDELAFLLFETNNLISQVDISQLSYIKPKISLKDIDEAKGIAVIEACRGSLFHNISIEKGLIKSYDVITPTVWNLGPKSKTQKGIAQKAIIGSPSIEIAKIVLRSFDVCSVCTTH from the coding sequence GTGAAAACAATAGATTTAGTGGAAAGAATCGAAGGTGAAGCAAAACTTCATTGTACTTGGGTAGATGAAAAAGTAAAAGATGCAAGAATTGATTTTTTAAATTTTAGAGGATTTGAATATATATTAGAAGGAAAAACACCTTTAGATGCTTTAATTTATACTCCAAGAATCTGTGGAATTTGCGGACAAGCTCACTTAAAAGCAACAGTTGAAGCTTTAGAAAATGTTTATGAAAATATAAATGAAAAATTACAAATCACACCAAAAGCAAAACTTTTAAGGGAAATAGGATTAAATATCGAGATAATTGATTCCCATTTAAAATGGTTTTATATGTTCATAATGCCTGATATTATAAAACTAGATACTAATGATTTGGGAATTTATGCACCTTTAAAAGGTTCAAGATGGTTAGAAGCTCAAAAAAGTGCTAGTGAAACTATAAAAGCTTTAGCCATAATTGGGGGACAATGGCCACATACTTCATATATGCTTCCTGGTGGAGTCATGAGTGATCCTACAAAACTTGATTTAGTTATGATGCAAAATTATCTTCAAAATACAATTAGTTTTTTTGAAAAATCTATAAGTGGAACAGCTTTAGAAAATTATTTAGCCTTTGATGGCATTGATAATTTAGAAAATTTAGGTGCAGATTTAAAATATTTTAAAGATTTATCATTTAAATATTCCCTTGAAAATTATGGAAAATCTTATAATAGATTTATCACATTAGGAGAATCAAGTTTATTTAAAAGTGGAAAAATAAAACAAAGATTAGTGTATAAATTAGACTTTTCAAAAATAGTTGAAGATACTAGTTACTCTTTTTCTATAAACAAAGAAGAAAATAATTCTTTAAAACATACTTGGTCAAAATCAGTAGCTTATGATGAAAACTTTTTTGAAACAGGTCCTTTATCAAGAGCTATTATTTCAAATAGAAAATTTATAAAAGAGATACACAAAACTTTTGAAGATTCGGTATTTACAAGAGTAATGGCAAGAATGGACGAATTAGCATTTTTACTTTTTGAAACTAATAATCTAATTTCACAAGTTGATATTTCACAGCTTTCTTACATAAAACCAAAAATTTCATTAAAAGATATTGATGAAGCTAAGGGAATAGCAGTTATTGAAGCTTGTAGAGGCTCATTGTTTCATAATATAAGTATAGAAAAAGGTTTGATTAAATCTTATGATGTAATAACTCCTACAGTTTGGAACTTAGGTCCAAAAAGTAAAACTCAAAAAGGAATAGCACAAAAAGCAATTATTGGTTCTCCAAGTATAGAAATTGCAAAAATTGTATTAAGAAGTTTTGATGTTTGTTCAGTTTGTACTACCCATTAA
- a CDS encoding HyaD/HybD family hydrogenase maturation endopeptidase, with the protein MKKKNIVIGVGNMLFKDEGIGIYASEYIKQNYEFDDKELEIIDGGTLGFKLMAYFQEYDNVIILDTVSIEDIVGGIYRLPSDVLLGLGTYRKTAHEVEIVEMLEIVSVLDSHANVTIIGIIPKDIESVQIGLTIEMEDKFEEFILNGIKEIESLGIKATKVNDVKVSDVVKSMIGSYNGEHLTRIPNEEDFTHAINL; encoded by the coding sequence ATGAAAAAGAAAAATATTGTAATTGGTGTTGGAAATATGCTTTTTAAGGATGAAGGTATTGGTATTTATGCTTCTGAGTATATTAAACAAAATTATGAATTTGATGATAAAGAGTTAGAAATTATTGATGGTGGGACATTAGGATTTAAACTAATGGCATATTTTCAAGAGTATGACAATGTTATTATTTTAGATACTGTGTCTATAGAAGATATAGTTGGAGGAATTTATAGACTTCCATCTGATGTTCTTTTGGGACTGGGAACATATAGAAAAACAGCACATGAGGTTGAAATTGTAGAGATGCTAGAAATAGTTTCAGTTTTAGATTCTCACGCAAATGTTACAATTATTGGAATAATTCCAAAAGATATTGAAAGTGTTCAAATTGGACTTACAATTGAGATGGAAGATAAATTTGAAGAGTTTATTTTAAATGGAATTAAAGAGATAGAAAGCCTTGGAATAAAAGCTACAAAAGTAAATGATGTAAAAGTAAGTGATGTTGTAAAAAGTATGATAGGAAGTTACAACGGCGAACATTTAACAAGAATTCCAAATGAAGAAGATTTTACACATGCAATTAATCTATAA